The genomic DNA GTCTTACCTGCTGATCAGTCGTTTACGAAATGGAAGTGGACGAAAAATGTAGTTTCCCTTGTACTTAGACTAGTTGCAAATCAGGCCATGCAAAATGTATCACTCCGAAAGGGATCGGCCTGCCGCCTGATTACATTTATCCGCTTATACAGAATTTTAGAAGATCCAAAGAACAGTTCCTATATTGAAAGACTCTTTGATTTCATCATTAGCATTGCCCGAGCGTTGACAAATCGGTTCAAGCGCAGACCTAAATCTCAAGATATTGAACAAGATGTTAAGCAAAACCAGAAGCCCGATCAGGTGCAAGCCAGGGTTGAGGCAATGGTTGATGATATTCAACAGCAATCTAAAACGAAGGACCCGGTAAAGCATCTTTCATTTGAGGACTATCGCAATCTATTTCAGATCATCTATTTACCGGATATTAGCAATCATTTTCTTGAGGATCGCTCCTTTGCAGCTCAACGGGTGGCGGGGGCTAACCCACTGGTCATTATGCAAGTCTCTGAACTCCCTGAGTATTTCAAGGTAACTGAGGAACACTATACAAAGGTGATGGGTAAAGATGACTCCCTTCAGGCTGCACTAGACGAGGGGCGGATCTACCTGGCTGACTACAAGATTCTGGACGAAATCGATCCAGGGACTGTTGAGGTAGGGGTAAACGGTAGCATCAAAGAAACGATTGAGAAATTCGGTTATGCACCTCTAGCTTTGTTTGCGATCGCCTCGGGTGATTGTCCGGGCCGTCTACTGACACCGGTTGCGATTCAATGCAGTCAAGACGCTGGCAGTCTCATTTTTACTCCACCCAGTATAGCGGCTGTTGATGAGGAGCGATGGGCTTGGAGAATGGCAAAGACGGTCGTTCAGGTCGCTGATGGCAATTACCATGAACTAATCTCACACCTAGGACGCACTCATCTGTGGATTGAGCCAATAGCGCTCGGTACCTACCGTCGTTTAGCAAAACACAAGTTAGGTAAGCTCCTTCTGCCTCATTTTGAGGGTACTTTCTTCATCAATAATGCTGCTGCAGGTAGCCTGATTGCTAAGGGTGGTGTTGTGGAAAGTATTTTATCGGGTACGTTGCTATCGTCTGTAACGCTCAGTGTTAAGGCTGCGAAGGGATACCCGTTTGCATTTAATGATTCAATGCTTCCCAAAACCTTTGCTGCTCGTGGTGTAGATGATCCACAAAAATTACCGGACTACCCCTATCGTGATGATGCGTTGCTCATTTGGGATGCCATTCATAAGTGGGTTAAGTCATACCTTGAGGTCTACTACAGCAGTGATGATGAGGTGCTAAGTGATGCCGTTTTACAGGCGTGGCTAGCAGAACTTGTCGCTGAGGATGGGGGCCAGATGACAGAGATAGGAGAAGTCATACCAGAGGACAGAAGACCAAAAATCCGAACGTTGGATTATTTGATCGATGCGACAACGCTGATTATCTTCACTTGTAGCGTTCAACATGCAGCAGTCAATTTCACCCAAGCATCGTTAATGTCGTTTGCACCCAATATGCCACTGGCAGGATTTAATGCGGCTCCAACGACTCTTAAAGTCAGTGAAGCAGACTACTTTTCGATGCTGCCATCACTTAGCCTAGCTGAGCAACAAATGAATTTTGGATATACATTAGGATCCGTGTACTACACTCAAATCGGACAATACAAGGCTAATGAGGTAGAGCTAGAGGAGATGAATCAGCATGATTACTTTGGTGATTCACGAATCTCTCATCACCTAGAGATTTTTCAGAACAAGTTGAAAGAGATTGAGTTGACCATTCAACAACGGAACGAAACTCGTCCTACTTTTTACGATATTTTGCTGCCGTCAAAAATTCCGCAATCTACAAATATCTAGTTGAGGTGGGTGACGATAGAAGACCTACACTGCTTCCAGACTTAAATCGTTGCCCTTCATTTCTTCCTTAGCAACTACTGGAGCAAAGCTTATATTGTTCTATTGGTAATATTCTGCTCACTGTCGCTCAGTAAGGCAAGAGAGCATACGGCTGATCAGAAGCGACCGAACCCTACGCCTACCGAGCGGCTGAAAAGCTGAGGTAGTAGGGGTAACGATACACCGCAGATAATCTCAGCCATACGGCAGGCTGCAGAGGGTGTCCACCAGCCGGGGCTGTAGTGATGACATTCGGGCTATATCCTGAACATCAGGTAGAGGGGCATCTTCGGGCTTCATATGAAAACTGGGAGCGCCGGAAGTGATAGACGAGTGTGGTGAAGAGCGGTGCTTCAAACTGGATTAAATACTTAAGGAGATTGCTGCGAATTAACTTCACCCCAGTTCATGTCCATTCGCTCCCATACATGAAGCTTGGCTGCACTCGATTCGGCATGCAGCGACTACGATTGCCTCATTGAATGTACAGAGGAACAGTCGCCAAGATAGATCCATATTGAAATCTGGCACTCATCACAACGTTCTGTTGATGGGATACTGCTCGATGCGGCTCTACGCTAGTGACTTAAAGGCAGTGAGCTTGCGCCCTTCTGAAATCATTTAGGACTATTGTAAACCAATGGATTCTGGCCGTTCCGCTCAGCTTTCTCTGAGGATTCAGTTAAACCATCCCGCTCTGTTGAAGGGGCTGGATGTGTGGCTACAGCTAGGGTTAATCTCAGATTCACAAGTCCGCAATTTTTGCCTGCAAAACTTGACTTGTGCTCTCTTAACAACCTCACTGAGCAAGGAGACGACCATTGCGCATCAGGTTGGACAGTTGGAGGCTCCGATTCCCCCATCTAGCGATTCACCGAGGGTACCGGCTCCTCAGATATCTTCCCCTCCCCAACAGCAAGGAACAGATTGGCTGACACACATTCTACAGTCCCTGATGGCAGAGCTAAGTGTTTTATGGCTGTTGCTGTTGGGCGTTTTTATGGTGGTGGTGTCCTCTGGGGTGTTAGCTGCGACCCAATGGCGCTATCTAGTACCCGCAGGTCAGTATGGTTTGCTGCTGGCTTATACCCTGGTTTTCGCTGCCGTGGCCTATGGGCTAGAGCGTCGTCCTCAGCTACAGCTCACAGCTCGAATGCTGCAAGTGACGACACTGCTGCTCATCCCGGTTAATTTTTGGATGATGGATCAGCTCAACCTGTTCAGAAGTGGTGGGGGTTGGTTGGTGGCAGCACTCTCAGCCCTGACCCTAACCGGAATTCTCGGGGTGCTACTGCGCTTGAGTCGAGGGTCTCTCTCCACCTCATTAATCCGGATTACCACCGTCAATATTGTCGGGTTGAGCTGGTTGCACTGGGGATGGGAACAACCAGGTTGGCCCTGGTTTGCGACCTATGGGGGTATGCTAGCGACCTGCATAGCACTTACCTATGAAGACAATATTCAGGAACAGGGAGGCGCTGTCGCTTCGGAAGAGGCCGAGGACTCATTACCTTCGCTCTTGGGATGGATGCAGCCAAGCCGGATTGCTGTGATAGGTGGACTACTGCTGCTCTTGTTCCGAGCTATTGTGGTGGCCCAGATCCCGATATCAAAGATGGGATTGGCAATTGCGCTGGGCGGCTGGTTATTGTGCTGGTTAAGCCGCCGCTCTCTTCAGCCTTGGTTTTGGTTAGGGGTGGGACTGCTGATCATGGGTCGCTGGGCAGCACTGGCAATTCCAGGACAGGCATTGGCCATTAGTGTCTTAGCTCTATGGATCTTTGGGGAACGCCTGAGGCGTCGGTCAAAGGTTTTAGATCTAGTCTGTCTCTTTTTCATTGGTCTTCAAACGTGTTGGCCTCTAACTCATCTCGTGTCGGCAGGGCTGCGGCAGCAGGTGGTATCCACAGCGATTGAATGGGCACCCACCGAGGTGGGAATGCCAATGGCTCTCTGGGGAGTTGGGTTATTCCCATACTGTCTGTTGACTCTTTGGCTGGGGTCAAAACTACGGCAGCGGTCATCGGGTCAATTGACTGAGACAGCAGAAGGCTTGGCCTTAGGAATGGGATTGATTTTGACGATCATCAGCTTCTTAAATCCCTTGACGCGATCGCTCAACCTGATTTTGTCTGCCCTCACGCTCAGTTGGGTTGTTTGCCGACGACCTCAGGCGCGATCATTCCTGCTCTATTTGACCCAATTCGCAGGTCTCTCGGCTATCTTCGCAAACATTGACTTCGGTTTTCCTCGCCTTAGTCTGGCAGTTTGGGCCAGCATTTGTCTTGGAGCCATGATGGCAGAGTGGGTCGTTAGCGGTTGGGTCAGAGCATCAAGGTGGCAGGAAAGTGCTTGGAATCTAGGTCTCGGGTTAGCTGCGGTCAGCTATGTTCTCTGGAGTAGCGAGAATATGATTTGGCGGGTGTCATGGCTGATGACGCCCGTGATGCTGACTCTTTTAGGAACTCGGTCTGGCTTTCAAAGACCAAAACTAGCGGCTGGCCTAGGCATGGCCACGCTGGTGGTTGCTCAACCCCTCACCTTTGCTTGGACCACACCGCGTCTGTTGGGGTTGGCGGGCAGCACAGTACTTACGTTTTTCAATACTCGGACGCTAAAGCATCCATTGGCAGGTGGGTTGACCATTGGCTTTGGCCTCAGCTTTGTCTACGCAGCTCTCTGGGAACTCCGCCAAGGGCAGATCTCTTTGGGATTATTCTCAAACTGGGTAGCCGCGACGGCTCTGTTGCTGTGGCTCTTACATGGCGAACTGCAGCGGCGCGGGTTGGGACGCTGGTACATCAAAGCCCTGAGTCGATGGGCCTGGGGTCTCAATACGCTCAATCTGTTGGGAATGAACCTCTGCTTGGGCTTGCTCTACAGCGGCTGGGATACGCTGGGCCCTAGCCCTCAATATCTCATCGGAGCAACGGGGCTAGCGACGCTTGCCATCAGCTATCACAGTTGGCAAAATCCTTCTGAGAGCAGTCGGTTTCAGGTTGCTGTGAGCCTAGAGGTCTTGATGGCCAGTTTGCTTCTTCTGCGAAATGCTTCAATCATAGAATTAGCGATTGCTAACTTAGCTCTTGGCATCCTGAGTCTGGGCATTGGGAAGCTATGGAGGCGGCAGAACGACAGACCATACTGGGCCAGTGAAAAACTCATTCCTCTCCTCTACGGCAGTTTAGGATGGGTCTTTGGCCACAGCAGCTTTTCCGCCACTACCGGAATCTATACCCTGATCTTCAGCCTGATCGCTATTGGCGTCAGCCGACGGCAGGTCAGTTTCAAGGGCATGTCCTATCTGGCGATCGCCGGTCTGAGCTGGGGCGCCTATGAGCTCTTGATCTATCAACTGCTGCAGGCCATTGGCGGGCGGGTGGCCGATGGCTGGCTGATGTTTGCAGTCTTGGGCACGGTGATTGCCTACAGTGAATACGTCTTGGCCCCCTGGCTAGCACGCTATGTGAAGCTCTCGGTTAAGGAATTACAGATTATCGCGCATCTTCACTGGACCGCGGCCAGTGGGTTGGCTTTCTTAGCGTTGGTTGCCGAATTGAGTACTGGTGGGGAGCCGCTATGGATTGGGGTGACCAGTGGCTTAGCCTGCTATGCCTTTATCCAGGGACGCAGGCGCGAGGGCTGGATCTATGCAGGCATCCTAGAGACAATTGCAGCCCTCGGCTATGGGCTGTATCTTACGGTTCCCATGCCGTTCTTGCAGCACTGGGGAGCAGCAATTGCCTGCCTCTTAGCGGCTGGCGTTTATCGATTGCCCTGGTCTACATGGGGCTGGCCTAGAAGACCGTGGAGACAGACGGCCTTCGCTCTGCCTCTAGTAGCGACTTTAACAACTGCTAACGCTATCCTTATTCCCACCCTCCTGATTGCGGGGGCTTTCTATGCCTGGTTAGCAATGCAGGAACGTCGTCCTCAATTGAGCTATCTCAGCATATTCTTCGCGGACTGGGCCATCTGGCGGTTGCTTGATATCTACCAACTCCAGGGACAGTTTGCAATCGCCTGTCTTGTGGGAGGCTCCCTTCTGTATATCGCTCAGATTGATCCTGTCTTTAAAACTGACACAACCCGCAACCAGCGCCATCTGCTAAGGACGATGGCCACGAGCTTGATGTGTTTGAGTGCGCTGGCTGAATCTGATGCTCAGCTACTATGGGGATTTGCCGCTGCTGGCTGTTTTCTGTTGTTGGTTCTATCAGGTCTAATCCTGCGGGTACGAGCCTTTGCCTATGTGGGCAGCCTATTTTTCGTCCTCAAGGTGGGGCGTCAGCTCTGGCTATTCGTTGCCGATCAGTCGTTTTTGCTCTGGGCCATAGGGATTGTTGTGGGGCTGCTGTTCATATGGGTGGCAGCTACCTTTGAGGCCCGGCGATCTCAAATGACGGCACTCCTAAATTATTGGGTTGATGAACTGAGAACGTGGGCATAGTCACCAGGGATAAAGAAATGCGACGAAGGGGGCATAGAATTTAAGGTCAATCAAGGGCATTCAAGCTCGGGATAAAGCAGTGGCAAAGCGAAAAAACGATATCGAGACAGTCCTCTCACAACTAGACCAATTGGCTGATGCTCCCCCTGATGATGAGACATGGTTTGGGTTGCGTCGGGGACTATTGAGCAAGCATGGTGTTGTTATAGGCAAAGCGGCGAAGATTGCGGCCCAATTGGAATGGAAAGATGGCATTCCTGACATGCTCAAAGCTTACGAACGGCTGAGCAACAATGGAGCGAATGTTGATCCGGGCTGTATAGGAAAGGCGAATATCATTAAGGCTTTGCGACGTTTGAAAGCCTATGAACCAACCACTTACATACGGGGCATCAGGTACAAACAGTTTGAGGCAGTCTGGGGTGGCAAAGAAGACCGGGCCGCTCAACTCAGAGCTGAATGCGCGTTGGCACTGGCTGAAACTGGATATTCTGATGCCCTACTCTACATTGCCGACCTATTGGCGGACCCAGAGACCGAAGCTAGAGCAGGGGCGGCGCAAGCGCTAAGCTGCTTTTCAGGAACAACGCCCATTGCTTTGCTTCGATTGAGAGCACTCAGTGGCGAACAGAATGTCAGGGTTCTAGAAGAAATTTTCTCGGTCTTATTTGCCCTTTCTGGTCCCACTACTAATCCTGAGGAGAAAGACGAAACGGTACGGTTCGTGGCTCAGTTTCTAGAGTCTTCTGATGTTGATGTAGTATCTGTTGCAGCGATTACCTTGGGATCTTCACGGCGACTGTCAGCTTTCAATGCACTGCGAGAATTCGCAGAGAACATTCTCGACGAAGAACGACTGAGGATTTCGTTCGAGGCCATCGCCATTCTGCGGTTGCCAGAAGCATTTGACTATGTTGTGGATACTATTTCCCGTGGCAGTGAGTTAGAGGCGCGTCTTGCCGAACAAGCCATGTCGATCTACCGCGATGATGAACGGCTCTGGGAACGCGTAGAAACAGCCCGTGCAGACAGAAAAGGAGAAGATGGTTTGAGCTTTTTGTTTGATGATTAGCGATCGCTCACATCTGCCCCAGTTAATTGTAGAAGCAATACTTTTTGAGATTCAGTATGTCCAATCGTTCTCCGTTTGTTGATCAAGTGGTTGCCCATCTCAATCGGGTTACGCCTGTGACGGCCCGGTTCATGTTTGGCGGCTATGGCCTCTTTGTAGAAAGTGTGATGATCGCCTTGATTGCGGATGATGTTCTCTATTTCAAGGTCGATGACCAGAACCGAGAGGACTACATTGCAGCAGGCTCGGAACCTTTCACCTACCACGGCAAAGGTAAACCCATCCAAATGTCCTACTATCGGCTTCCGGGTGAGGTCTTTGATAATCTAGAACAGCTCGTGCAGTGGGTAGAGGCGGCCCAGGCTGCTGCTGCCCGGTCAAAGTCCAAGTCTAAAAGCAAGCGGAAAAAATCGTCGTAGAGGAAAGGTTGATAAAGGCTCTTCAGCAATAGCAACAGCCATACAGGTCGGCTAGGCTTGCTAATTTGTGTCCAATCCCTTTCGGTAATGGTTACCTTTTCGAGAGCCACGCTGGGCTAATGCGGGGGGTACGACAGCCCAATTGCTGCCATCCTAGCCTCGATATTTTGAGTGGCAAGTACAGCTCTAGAGATTTACTAAACCACCAATAAGCGCTGGAGTTACAGGAGAATTGCAGTTGCGGCCACAGGTTTGCGGCAGGCTTAGATGATGCGTTCGTAGATGCGATGGTCTCTCACCAGGCCCCGGCGGTATCCTTGTCAAAATTGTAAGGGTGAATTGACCACACC from Acaryochloris thomasi RCC1774 includes the following:
- a CDS encoding lipoxygenase family protein, whose translation is MTDSNTAQEAQSQQYEYRYDAFKNISPKLIYPMAVKVLPADQSFTKWKWTKNVVSLVLRLVANQAMQNVSLRKGSACRLITFIRLYRILEDPKNSSYIERLFDFIISIARALTNRFKRRPKSQDIEQDVKQNQKPDQVQARVEAMVDDIQQQSKTKDPVKHLSFEDYRNLFQIIYLPDISNHFLEDRSFAAQRVAGANPLVIMQVSELPEYFKVTEEHYTKVMGKDDSLQAALDEGRIYLADYKILDEIDPGTVEVGVNGSIKETIEKFGYAPLALFAIASGDCPGRLLTPVAIQCSQDAGSLIFTPPSIAAVDEERWAWRMAKTVVQVADGNYHELISHLGRTHLWIEPIALGTYRRLAKHKLGKLLLPHFEGTFFINNAAAGSLIAKGGVVESILSGTLLSSVTLSVKAAKGYPFAFNDSMLPKTFAARGVDDPQKLPDYPYRDDALLIWDAIHKWVKSYLEVYYSSDDEVLSDAVLQAWLAELVAEDGGQMTEIGEVIPEDRRPKIRTLDYLIDATTLIIFTCSVQHAAVNFTQASLMSFAPNMPLAGFNAAPTTLKVSEADYFSMLPSLSLAEQQMNFGYTLGSVYYTQIGQYKANEVELEEMNQHDYFGDSRISHHLEIFQNKLKEIELTIQQRNETRPTFYDILLPSKIPQSTNI
- a CDS encoding HEAT repeat domain-containing protein, translating into MAKRKNDIETVLSQLDQLADAPPDDETWFGLRRGLLSKHGVVIGKAAKIAAQLEWKDGIPDMLKAYERLSNNGANVDPGCIGKANIIKALRRLKAYEPTTYIRGIRYKQFEAVWGGKEDRAAQLRAECALALAETGYSDALLYIADLLADPETEARAGAAQALSCFSGTTPIALLRLRALSGEQNVRVLEEIFSVLFALSGPTTNPEEKDETVRFVAQFLESSDVDVVSVAAITLGSSRRLSAFNALREFAENILDEERLRISFEAIAILRLPEAFDYVVDTISRGSELEARLAEQAMSIYRDDERLWERVETARADRKGEDGLSFLFDD
- a CDS encoding TfoX/Sxy family protein: MSNRSPFVDQVVAHLNRVTPVTARFMFGGYGLFVESVMIALIADDVLYFKVDDQNREDYIAAGSEPFTYHGKGKPIQMSYYRLPGEVFDNLEQLVQWVEAAQAAAARSKSKSKSKRKKSS